The Bifidobacterium eulemuris genome includes a window with the following:
- a CDS encoding ATP-binding protein, translating into MDYMPRKLAQTIETWATSGDTHPLLIRGARRTGKTSMVRHLAHTLFHDDVIELDFQTDLSTIERIFAVPTNDTDAIVARIQEYSGRIATPGKTLIFLDEIQLSERALNALRFFSGSQWRIIATGSLLGVTIKKRTLPFPSGVRQLELMPLDFEEFLWALDETHLADSIRDHAANPRSFILHDKALDLYRRYLVIGGMPKVVDVYRSTHSFEAVAQEQQEINDTYVNDMTDPDNGISGVSAKRIWDSLPKQLLRSSTKKFKYSEVVRGGRRERLLEPLEWLEAAGIVSRNDMTQDSTPPLTEYTDEEGSYFKIYMADTGLMFSKFGIKAEVFLNPQTAQLLSSDFRGALAENYVMQTLKAAGLKTLYWTPKGKERGELDFVFQNDMAEAIPIEVKSARNVTAKSLARFVREGHSPVAYRLSERDFGVDVVSGTDVPLHSLPLYAAFAIT; encoded by the coding sequence ATGGACTATATGCCGCGCAAACTCGCGCAAACCATTGAGACTTGGGCAACTTCGGGAGACACGCACCCACTGCTCATCCGCGGAGCTCGTCGAACCGGCAAGACCTCCATGGTGAGGCATCTCGCCCACACGCTCTTTCATGATGACGTCATCGAATTGGATTTCCAGACCGATCTCAGCACCATCGAACGCATCTTCGCCGTGCCAACCAACGACACGGATGCCATCGTCGCCCGCATACAGGAGTATTCGGGACGTATCGCAACCCCCGGCAAAACACTTATTTTCCTCGACGAAATCCAACTCAGCGAGCGCGCCTTGAATGCGTTGCGCTTCTTCTCCGGCTCGCAATGGCGAATCATCGCGACCGGAAGTCTGCTTGGCGTCACCATCAAGAAACGCACGCTGCCATTCCCCTCCGGAGTGCGTCAGCTCGAGCTGATGCCGCTTGATTTCGAGGAATTCCTGTGGGCGCTCGACGAAACCCACCTGGCCGATTCCATACGAGACCACGCGGCCAACCCGCGCTCGTTCATCCTGCACGACAAGGCTTTGGATCTGTATCGACGCTATCTCGTCATCGGCGGCATGCCCAAAGTCGTGGACGTCTACCGCTCCACGCATTCCTTCGAAGCGGTGGCGCAGGAGCAGCAGGAAATCAACGACACCTACGTGAACGATATGACGGATCCCGACAACGGCATCAGCGGGGTTTCCGCCAAACGGATTTGGGACAGCCTGCCGAAGCAGCTTCTTCGTTCTTCGACCAAGAAGTTCAAATATTCCGAAGTGGTCCGCGGAGGCCGCCGCGAGCGTCTTCTCGAACCGCTCGAATGGCTGGAGGCGGCCGGCATCGTCAGCCGCAACGACATGACGCAGGACAGTACGCCGCCGCTGACCGAATACACCGACGAGGAAGGAAGCTACTTCAAAATCTACATGGCCGACACCGGTCTCATGTTCTCCAAGTTCGGAATCAAAGCCGAGGTGTTCCTCAACCCGCAGACCGCGCAATTACTGTCTTCGGACTTCCGCGGCGCTTTGGCGGAGAACTATGTCATGCAGACCCTCAAAGCGGCCGGATTGAAGACGTTGTATTGGACGCCGAAGGGCAAGGAACGCGGAGAATTGGATTTCGTATTCCAGAACGACATGGCCGAAGCCATCCCTATCGAGGTGAAATCCGCGCGGAATGTCACGGCGAAGAGCTTGGCCAGATTCGTCCGCGAAGGCCACTCCCCTGTGGCGTACCGCCTTTCCGAACGGGACTTTGGCGTCGACGTCGTTTCCGGAACGGACGTGCCGCTCCACAGCCTGCCCCTGTACGCCGCCTTCGCCATCACATAA
- a CDS encoding heat shock protein transcriptional repressor HspR, which yields MARPIQQMRQLYAMCATALVMGRADLDGADEVGFDVSLPIFSVGQAAELAGVHPQTLRQYDRVGLVVPQRTEGGARRYCLRDIARLAQAQRLSQDEGINVAGITRILELQEENRQLRRQNRRLQAAGEDSVFAAGRDGDIVEVQRSNSARMWRRAIRQDARALPSRHEPYEENDVDDSKSVVIWGWR from the coding sequence ATGGCGCGACCGATACAACAGATGCGTCAGCTGTACGCGATGTGCGCGACGGCCCTCGTCATGGGCCGTGCCGATTTGGACGGTGCCGACGAGGTCGGTTTCGACGTCTCCCTGCCCATCTTCTCCGTCGGGCAGGCCGCCGAACTGGCCGGCGTGCATCCCCAAACCCTGCGGCAATACGACCGTGTGGGACTGGTGGTGCCACAGCGCACCGAAGGCGGCGCGCGGCGCTACTGCCTGCGCGACATCGCCCGCTTGGCGCAAGCCCAGAGGCTCAGCCAGGATGAAGGCATCAACGTGGCCGGCATCACACGCATTCTGGAACTTCAGGAGGAGAACCGCCAACTGCGTCGGCAGAACCGCAGACTGCAGGCCGCTGGCGAGGACAGCGTATTCGCCGCGGGCCGTGACGGCGACATCGTCGAAGTGCAGCGGTCCAACAGCGCCCGCATGTGGCGTCGGGCGATACGGCAGGATGCGCGGGCGCTTCCTTCCCGCCACGAGCCGTATGAGGAGAACGACGTGGACGACTCCAAATCCGTGGTCATTTGGGGCTGGCGCTGA
- the grpE gene encoding nucleotide exchange factor GrpE, whose product MSEFNKDDYLNDLPDADQAADQAADQPADQPADNADQAAGPAPADAAEAPAEGAENEAADTKAGDGESADDTLTPLGKAKQEAAEYLEALQRERAEFINFRNRAQKEQERFRQHGIIDVLTALLPALDDIDRIREHGEMDDSFKAVAAKFDKAFEKFGVEKFGEKGEDFDPTKHDAILHKPDAQAEKETVDTVVEAGYRIGDRVIRAARVVVASPQN is encoded by the coding sequence ATGTCTGAGTTCAACAAGGACGACTATCTGAACGATCTGCCGGACGCCGATCAGGCCGCCGATCAGGCCGCCGACCAGCCCGCCGACCAGCCCGCCGACAACGCGGACCAGGCGGCCGGTCCGGCTCCGGCGGACGCCGCCGAGGCTCCCGCTGAGGGCGCGGAGAACGAAGCGGCGGACACGAAGGCCGGCGACGGAGAATCCGCCGACGATACCCTGACCCCGCTGGGCAAAGCCAAGCAGGAGGCCGCGGAATACTTGGAGGCCTTGCAGCGCGAGCGCGCGGAGTTCATCAACTTCCGCAACCGCGCGCAGAAGGAGCAGGAGCGTTTCCGCCAGCACGGCATCATCGACGTGCTCACCGCCCTGCTGCCTGCACTCGACGATATCGACCGCATCCGCGAGCACGGCGAGATGGACGACTCCTTCAAGGCCGTCGCCGCCAAGTTCGACAAAGCCTTCGAGAAGTTCGGCGTGGAGAAGTTCGGCGAAAAAGGCGAGGACTTCGACCCGACCAAGCATGACGCGATCCTGCACAAGCCGGACGCGCAGGCCGAGAAGGAGACCGTCGACACCGTGGTGGAGGCCGGCTACCGCATCGGCGACCGTGTGATCCGCGCCGCCCGCGTCGTCGTCGCCTCACCCCAGAACTGA
- the dnaK gene encoding molecular chaperone DnaK — protein MARAVGIDLGTTNSCIATLEGGEPTVIVNAEGMRTTPSVVAFSKSGEILVGEVAKRQAVTNVDRTISSVKRHMGTDWTVDIDGKKWTPQEISAQVLMKLKRDAEAYLGEPVTDAVITCPAYFNDAQRQATKDAGTIAGLNVLRIINEPTAAALAYGLEKGKEDERILVFDLGGGTFDVSLLEIGKDDDGFSTIQVQATNGDNHLGGDDWDQKIIDWLVGEVKNKYGVDLAKDKIALQRLKEAAEQAKKELSSSTSTSISMQYLAMTPDGTPVHLDEQLSRARFEEMTSDLLGRCRTPFNNVLRDAGISVGDIDHVVLVGGSTRMPAVKELVKELTGGKEPNQSVNPDEVVAVGAAVQSGVIKGDRKDVLLIDVTPLSLGIETKGGIMTKLIDRNTAIPTKRSEVFSTAEDNQPSVLIQVYQGEREFARDNKPLGTFELTGIAPAPRGVPQIEVTFDIDANGIVHVSAKDKGTGKEQSMTITGGSGLPKDEIDRMVKEAEAHEAEDKKRKEEAETRNQAEAFAYSTEKLVNDNKDKLSDDVVKEVTEKVEALKESLKGEDIEAVKTAQTSLMESAQKIGQALYAQQGAEGATADGAAGAAGAGSDDDTVEAEVVDDEDNK, from the coding sequence ATGGCACGTGCAGTTGGCATCGATCTGGGTACCACCAATTCCTGCATCGCAACGCTGGAAGGCGGCGAGCCCACCGTTATCGTCAACGCCGAAGGCATGCGCACCACCCCGTCCGTGGTGGCGTTCAGCAAGTCCGGTGAAATCCTCGTCGGCGAGGTGGCCAAGCGTCAGGCCGTCACCAACGTCGACCGCACCATCTCCTCCGTCAAGCGCCACATGGGCACCGACTGGACCGTCGACATCGACGGCAAGAAGTGGACCCCGCAGGAGATCTCCGCGCAGGTGCTGATGAAGCTCAAGCGCGACGCCGAAGCCTACCTGGGCGAGCCCGTCACCGACGCGGTCATCACCTGCCCGGCGTACTTCAACGACGCCCAGCGTCAGGCCACCAAGGACGCCGGCACCATCGCCGGCCTCAACGTGCTGCGCATCATCAACGAGCCCACCGCCGCGGCCCTCGCCTACGGTCTGGAGAAGGGCAAGGAGGACGAGCGCATCCTGGTCTTCGATCTCGGCGGCGGCACCTTCGACGTCTCCCTGCTGGAGATCGGCAAGGACGACGACGGCTTCTCCACCATCCAGGTGCAGGCCACCAACGGCGACAACCACCTGGGCGGCGACGATTGGGACCAGAAGATCATCGACTGGCTCGTCGGCGAAGTCAAGAACAAGTACGGCGTCGACCTGGCCAAGGACAAGATCGCCCTGCAGCGTCTGAAGGAAGCCGCCGAGCAGGCCAAGAAGGAGCTCTCCTCCTCGACCTCAACCTCCATCTCCATGCAGTATCTGGCCATGACCCCCGACGGCACTCCGGTGCACCTCGACGAGCAGCTCTCCCGCGCCCGCTTCGAGGAGATGACCTCCGACCTGCTGGGCCGCTGCCGCACGCCGTTCAACAACGTGCTGCGCGACGCCGGCATCTCCGTGGGCGATATCGACCACGTGGTGCTGGTCGGCGGCTCCACCCGTATGCCCGCCGTCAAGGAGCTCGTCAAGGAGCTCACCGGCGGCAAGGAGCCGAACCAGTCCGTGAACCCGGATGAGGTCGTGGCCGTGGGCGCCGCCGTGCAGTCCGGCGTCATCAAGGGCGACCGCAAGGATGTGCTGCTGATCGACGTGACCCCGCTGTCGCTGGGCATCGAGACCAAGGGCGGCATCATGACCAAGCTCATCGACCGCAACACCGCCATCCCGACCAAGCGCAGCGAGGTGTTCTCCACCGCCGAGGACAACCAGCCCTCCGTGCTTATCCAGGTCTATCAGGGCGAGCGCGAGTTCGCGCGCGACAACAAGCCGCTGGGCACCTTCGAGCTGACCGGCATCGCTCCGGCTCCGCGTGGCGTGCCGCAGATCGAGGTCACCTTCGATATCGACGCCAACGGCATCGTGCACGTCTCCGCCAAGGACAAGGGCACCGGCAAGGAGCAGTCCATGACCATCACCGGCGGTTCCGGCCTGCCGAAGGACGAGATCGACCGCATGGTCAAGGAAGCCGAGGCGCACGAAGCCGAGGACAAGAAGCGCAAGGAGGAGGCCGAAACCCGCAACCAGGCCGAGGCGTTCGCCTACTCCACCGAAAAGCTCGTCAACGACAACAAGGACAAGCTTTCCGATGACGTGGTCAAGGAAGTGACCGAGAAGGTCGAAGCTCTGAAGGAATCCCTGAAGGGCGAGGACATCGAGGCCGTCAAGACCGCCCAGACCTCCCTGATGGAATCCGCCCAGAAGATCGGCCAGGCCCTCTACGCCCAGCAGGGTGCCGAAGGTGCGACCGCCGATGGCGCCGCCGGTGCCGCGGGTGCCGGCTCCGACGACGACACCGTCGAAGCCGAGGTCGTGGACGACGAGGACAACAAGTGA
- a CDS encoding glycoside hydrolase family 31 protein, whose product MTSSVSAATFTPAMRPKMDEAATLKGEHWRVGVLSDSLLRLEWSDIGEFEDNATQMAFNRDFGGEAPRFTVDERDGLLIVETEALRLTYDRRPFSKEGLSVVVKGVPRSQRNTWHYGDEPHGNLGGTARTLDEVDGRTDMGLGVCSLDGWAVIDDSASNVVVDAERVNGEPNPFGMWVAPRCHEETDLYFFGHGLRFKDAVRDLYRLTGPTPLLPRFALGNWWSRYHRYTETEYLDLMDRFEAEKLPFTTAVIDMDWHLVDAVDPKYGSGWTGYTWNPEFFPDPERFLSELRRRGMKTTLNVHPRDGVRAFEKPYADMAAAMGVNAEAGEPVEFDLTSPKFMEAYFAMHHGLEGEGVDFWWLDWQQGGVTRMPGLDPLWMLNHLHYLDSGRGGRWPLTFSRYAGPGSHRYPVGFSGDTVVTWESLKFQPEFTATASNIGYGWWSHDIGGHMFGYRDDELEARWYQLGVFSPINRLHSTDSPFNGKEPWNFDGNTREAMNKALRLRHELLPYLYTMNWRAAFAGEPIVQPMYWEAPNNDSAYDYRNEFRFGSELLVAPIVDPADADVRRAKADVWLPQGEWFDFFDGRRYVSADENGRRLSVWRELDRIPVFAKAGAIVPMQPLGGAADPIEAGTRCNDVANPYAMHVVAFPGADGAFTLCEDAGRFTKAEDLESAAREAGLAQTDMRLAWNADGSGCTFAIEPVRGETSSVPEKREWTVVLRGVSPVACRVAVDGVDTDVEVFYDRATLSASVTLPAIPVTARVVITFTPADGGTTLLADNPVHDDAFAVLNSAQMLFLTKGKAMEMVDRLGVGALAGLRALERDKRGEGDFWQSHMPEGVICALEEILLRS is encoded by the coding sequence ATGACTTCGTCCGTATCCGCAGCCACGTTCACTCCCGCCATGCGCCCGAAGATGGACGAGGCGGCCACGCTGAAAGGCGAACATTGGCGCGTCGGCGTGCTGTCCGACTCGCTGCTGCGTCTCGAATGGTCCGACATCGGCGAGTTCGAGGACAACGCCACTCAGATGGCGTTCAATCGTGATTTCGGAGGGGAGGCGCCCCGATTCACGGTCGACGAGCGAGACGGACTGCTTATCGTCGAAACCGAAGCCCTGCGGCTGACCTACGATCGCAGGCCTTTCAGCAAGGAGGGCCTGAGCGTCGTGGTCAAAGGCGTGCCGCGCTCGCAGCGCAACACCTGGCATTACGGCGATGAACCTCACGGCAATCTGGGCGGCACCGCCCGTACCTTGGACGAGGTCGACGGCCGCACCGACATGGGGCTCGGCGTATGCTCTCTCGACGGGTGGGCCGTGATCGACGACTCCGCCTCGAACGTGGTCGTGGACGCAGAACGGGTGAACGGCGAACCTAATCCGTTCGGGATGTGGGTCGCGCCGCGCTGTCATGAAGAGACCGATCTCTACTTCTTCGGCCATGGTCTGCGGTTCAAGGATGCCGTGCGCGATCTCTATCGTCTGACCGGACCGACGCCGTTGTTGCCGCGCTTCGCGTTGGGCAACTGGTGGAGCCGCTACCATCGCTACACCGAGACGGAATACCTCGACCTGATGGACCGTTTCGAAGCTGAGAAACTGCCGTTCACCACCGCCGTCATCGATATGGACTGGCACCTGGTCGATGCCGTCGACCCCAAGTACGGCTCCGGTTGGACCGGATACACATGGAATCCCGAATTCTTCCCCGATCCGGAGCGGTTCCTGAGCGAGCTGCGCCGTCGCGGTATGAAAACCACGCTCAACGTGCATCCGCGCGACGGCGTGCGCGCCTTCGAAAAACCATACGCCGACATGGCCGCCGCCATGGGCGTGAACGCCGAGGCGGGCGAGCCGGTGGAATTCGATCTGACCAGCCCGAAGTTCATGGAAGCCTACTTCGCCATGCATCATGGGCTGGAAGGCGAAGGCGTCGACTTCTGGTGGCTGGACTGGCAGCAGGGTGGCGTGACCCGCATGCCCGGTCTCGACCCGCTGTGGATGCTCAACCACCTGCATTACCTGGATTCCGGGCGCGGCGGTCGCTGGCCGCTCACCTTCTCCCGCTACGCCGGCCCAGGTTCGCACCGCTACCCGGTCGGTTTCTCGGGGGACACCGTGGTGACCTGGGAATCGTTGAAATTCCAGCCCGAGTTCACCGCCACCGCCTCGAATATCGGCTACGGCTGGTGGAGCCACGACATCGGCGGCCATATGTTCGGCTACCGCGACGACGAACTCGAGGCGCGCTGGTATCAGCTGGGCGTGTTCAGTCCCATCAACCGCCTGCACTCCACCGACTCGCCATTCAACGGCAAGGAGCCGTGGAACTTCGACGGCAACACGCGTGAGGCGATGAACAAGGCCCTGCGCCTGCGCCACGAGCTGCTCCCGTACCTGTACACGATGAACTGGCGCGCGGCCTTCGCAGGCGAACCCATCGTGCAGCCGATGTACTGGGAGGCGCCCAACAACGACAGCGCCTACGATTACCGCAACGAATTCCGCTTCGGCAGCGAACTGCTGGTCGCGCCCATCGTGGACCCCGCCGATGCCGACGTGCGCCGCGCGAAAGCGGACGTATGGCTGCCTCAAGGCGAATGGTTCGACTTCTTCGACGGCCGCCGATACGTCTCCGCCGACGAGAACGGTCGCCGTCTGTCCGTATGGCGCGAGCTCGACCGCATCCCTGTGTTCGCCAAAGCCGGTGCGATCGTGCCGATGCAGCCGCTGGGCGGTGCGGCCGACCCGATCGAAGCCGGCACGCGTTGCAACGATGTCGCCAACCCGTATGCCATGCATGTGGTGGCGTTCCCCGGAGCGGACGGCGCGTTCACGCTATGCGAGGACGCCGGGCGCTTCACAAAGGCCGAGGATCTCGAGTCCGCCGCACGCGAAGCGGGCCTCGCCCAAACCGATATGCGTCTGGCTTGGAACGCGGATGGTTCTGGCTGCACATTCGCCATCGAACCTGTGCGTGGCGAAACCTCATCTGTGCCGGAAAAGCGCGAATGGACCGTCGTGTTGCGTGGCGTCTCCCCGGTGGCCTGCAGGGTCGCGGTGGACGGCGTCGACACCGACGTCGAGGTCTTCTACGATCGCGCGACGCTGAGCGCCAGCGTGACGCTGCCCGCGATCCCCGTCACCGCGCGCGTCGTCATCACGTTCACCCCCGCCGATGGCGGCACGACGCTGTTGGCCGACAATCCGGTGCATGACGACGCTTTCGCAGTGCTCAACAGCGCGCAGATGCTGTTCCTCACCAAAGGCAAGGCCATGGAGATGGTCGATCGTCTCGGTGTGGGCGCGCTCGCGGGCCTGCGCGCCTTGGAACGCGACAAGCGCGGCGAAGGCGACTTCTGGCAGTCGCATATGCCCGAGGGCGTGATCTGCGCTCTTGAGGAGATTCTGCTGCGTTCATAG
- the arfA gene encoding arabinosylfuranosidase ArfA gives MAQQNEATQARLVVDNEFEVAPVNDRLFGSFVEHLGRCVYGGIYEPGHPTADEDGFRQDVIDLVKELGATAIRYPGGNFVSGYRWEDGVGPKESRPRRLDLAWHSTETNEFGLHEMAKWLDKAGGNELMEAVNLGTRGLEEALDLLEYANIPSGTKLSDERRANGAEEPFGIKMWCLGNEMDGDWQTGHKTAEEYGTLAASVARGMRSLDPDVELVVCGSSSHGMDTFGTWEETVLQKTYELVDFISCHAYYHPELQEDGSRDMVSFMASGEDMDGFINDVAAAIDATKARLKSKHEVFISFDEWNVWYLNEEPSKNPEGIGNWPVAPRLLEDVYTAADAVVFGDLLITLLKNADRVHAASLAQLVNVIAPIMTEPGGPAWRQTTFYPFSLTAQLAKGGTVLEPKLASGTFDTPRYGEVPAVNSVAVRGADGSVNVFVVNRSLEAPAEFEVKLPEGFESAEIEAQTLHEDDILACNTLDDRNRVTLHANDTIAFDAASGTVRVTLPPVSWTAVRVK, from the coding sequence ATGGCACAACAGAACGAGGCGACCCAGGCCCGCCTGGTCGTGGACAATGAATTCGAAGTGGCTCCGGTCAACGACCGACTGTTCGGCTCCTTCGTGGAGCATCTGGGCCGCTGCGTGTACGGCGGCATCTACGAACCAGGCCATCCGACCGCGGACGAGGACGGATTCCGCCAAGACGTGATCGATCTGGTCAAGGAGCTGGGCGCCACCGCCATCCGTTACCCCGGCGGCAACTTCGTCTCCGGCTATCGTTGGGAAGACGGCGTCGGCCCCAAGGAGAGCCGTCCCCGCCGCCTCGATCTGGCCTGGCACTCCACCGAAACCAACGAATTCGGCCTGCACGAGATGGCCAAGTGGCTGGATAAGGCCGGCGGCAACGAACTGATGGAGGCCGTGAACCTCGGCACCCGCGGCCTTGAGGAGGCCCTCGACCTGCTGGAATACGCCAACATCCCCTCCGGCACCAAGCTTTCCGACGAGCGCCGCGCGAACGGCGCCGAAGAACCGTTCGGCATCAAGATGTGGTGCCTGGGCAACGAGATGGACGGCGACTGGCAGACCGGTCATAAAACCGCCGAAGAGTACGGCACGCTGGCCGCCTCCGTCGCGCGCGGCATGCGCTCCCTCGATCCGGACGTGGAGCTGGTGGTGTGCGGATCGTCGTCCCACGGGATGGACACCTTCGGCACGTGGGAGGAGACCGTGCTGCAGAAGACCTACGAGCTGGTCGACTTCATCTCCTGCCACGCCTACTATCATCCCGAACTGCAAGAGGACGGCTCGCGCGATATGGTGAGCTTCATGGCCTCGGGCGAGGATATGGACGGCTTCATCAACGACGTCGCCGCCGCGATCGACGCCACCAAGGCGCGTCTGAAAAGCAAGCATGAGGTGTTCATCTCCTTCGACGAATGGAATGTGTGGTACCTCAACGAGGAGCCGAGCAAGAACCCCGAAGGCATCGGCAACTGGCCGGTGGCCCCGCGTCTGCTGGAGGACGTGTACACGGCGGCCGACGCGGTGGTGTTCGGCGATCTGCTGATCACGCTGCTCAAAAACGCCGACCGCGTGCACGCCGCCAGCCTGGCGCAGCTGGTCAACGTGATCGCGCCGATCATGACCGAGCCGGGCGGTCCGGCTTGGCGTCAGACCACGTTCTACCCGTTCTCCCTGACCGCGCAGCTTGCCAAAGGCGGCACCGTGCTCGAGCCCAAGCTCGCCTCCGGCACATTCGACACCCCGCGCTACGGCGAGGTTCCGGCCGTCAACTCGGTGGCCGTGCGCGGCGCGGACGGTTCGGTGAACGTGTTCGTGGTGAACCGCTCGCTCGAGGCGCCGGCCGAATTCGAGGTCAAACTCCCCGAAGGATTCGAAAGCGCCGAAATCGAAGCCCAGACCCTGCATGAGGACGACATTCTGGCCTGCAACACGTTGGACGACCGGAACCGCGTGACCCTGCACGCCAACGACACCATCGCGTTCGATGCCGCATCCGGCACCGTGCGCGTAACCCTGCCCCCGGTCTCCTGGACCGCGGTGCGTGTGAAGTGA
- a CDS encoding DnaJ C-terminal domain-containing protein — protein sequence MAENEWLTKDFYKVLGVSKDASESDITKAYRKLARQYHPDLNKTKEAEEKFKDISEAYDVLSNKDQRQKYDAIRQFGMGGARFAGGGAGGFDGAGFSDIFGSMFGGGMGGNGSRVRFQTQGGGQPNLNDIFSMFGGAAGAGQGGSPYGAGAQYGYEQTPRPEDGEDRNSQISLTFRQAVKGATVSLSVDGKKFKAHVPAGVKDGQKIKLSGKGKPGRNGGKTGDLYLNVSVKADPRFSMRGDDIVMVLPVTVGEAVAGAKIEVSDIDGNPVTFKVPAGSSSGSEVTIPGKGVRSGNRSGDLIGRVEIHVPAKPGLGLKRAAKEFDKESGDFADTLGR from the coding sequence ATGGCTGAGAATGAATGGTTGACCAAGGATTTCTACAAGGTCCTCGGTGTCTCCAAGGACGCCTCGGAATCCGACATCACCAAGGCCTACCGCAAGCTGGCCCGTCAATACCATCCCGACCTCAACAAAACCAAGGAAGCCGAGGAGAAATTCAAAGACATCTCCGAAGCCTACGACGTGTTGAGCAATAAGGACCAACGTCAGAAGTACGACGCCATCCGCCAGTTCGGCATGGGCGGCGCGCGTTTCGCCGGCGGCGGTGCGGGCGGATTCGATGGCGCCGGCTTCTCCGACATCTTCGGATCGATGTTCGGCGGCGGCATGGGCGGCAACGGTTCGCGCGTCCGCTTCCAGACGCAGGGCGGCGGACAGCCGAACCTCAACGACATCTTCTCGATGTTCGGAGGCGCGGCCGGAGCCGGTCAAGGCGGCTCCCCGTACGGCGCGGGCGCGCAGTACGGCTACGAGCAGACGCCGCGGCCCGAGGATGGCGAGGACCGCAACTCGCAGATCAGCCTGACTTTCCGCCAGGCGGTGAAGGGCGCGACCGTCAGCCTGTCCGTCGATGGCAAGAAGTTCAAGGCGCATGTGCCCGCAGGCGTCAAGGACGGCCAGAAGATCAAACTCTCCGGCAAGGGCAAGCCCGGCCGCAATGGCGGCAAAACCGGCGATCTGTATCTGAATGTGTCCGTCAAAGCCGATCCGCGGTTCTCGATGCGCGGCGACGACATCGTCATGGTCTTGCCCGTCACCGTGGGCGAGGCGGTGGCCGGAGCGAAAATCGAGGTTTCGGACATCGACGGCAATCCCGTCACCTTCAAAGTGCCCGCCGGCTCGTCCAGCGGCAGCGAAGTGACGATCCCGGGCAAAGGCGTGCGGTCCGGCAACCGGTCCGGCGATCTGATCGGCCGTGTCGAGATCCATGTTCCGGCCAAACCGGGCTTGGGCCTCAAACGCGCGGCTAAGGAATTCGACAAGGAATCCGGCGACTTCGCCGACACCCTGGGTCGATAA
- a CDS encoding HTH domain-containing protein, with translation MARQLFSSRTRKALESLDAVVSVSAARITYSEDFRKECMRRYAQGESPAAIFREAGLDPKIIGYKRIERCIARWRDKQAQ, from the coding sequence ATGGCGCGACAGTTGTTTTCCTCGCGCACGCGAAAAGCATTGGAATCATTGGATGCTGTTGTGTCCGTCAGTGCGGCCCGCATCACCTATTCGGAGGACTTCCGCAAGGAATGCATGCGGCGTTACGCCCAAGGGGAATCTCCCGCCGCGATTTTCCGCGAGGCCGGGTTGGATCCCAAAATTATTGGATACAAGCGCATCGAGCGTTGCATTGCCCGCTGGCGCGACAAACAAGCGCAATAG
- a CDS encoding HAD family hydrolase codes for MLLKAVFWDLDGTLIDSEPYWHQGEIVIAHANGGEWDENDGWEGSGTPVPDVARRMIAKGCALTVEQIDKQLKDYVYHAEVERLPWIDGVQEVLRSLKDAGVPSMLVTTSPRRMAENIMAQTGGLFEGYVCGDDPVAHKPDPAPYLTAAARLGIAPEDMPYCVVVEDSMTGIRAGAASGATTIAQTGWIRNDTSMGPQFASIASYVGIDATALDAFVRQRVA; via the coding sequence ATGCTGTTGAAAGCCGTGTTCTGGGATCTGGACGGCACTCTTATCGACTCCGAACCTTATTGGCATCAGGGTGAGATCGTGATCGCCCACGCCAACGGCGGCGAATGGGACGAGAACGACGGATGGGAAGGCTCGGGCACGCCCGTGCCTGATGTTGCCCGACGGATGATCGCCAAAGGCTGCGCGCTCACCGTCGAGCAGATCGACAAGCAGCTTAAGGACTACGTGTACCATGCGGAGGTCGAGCGTCTGCCGTGGATCGACGGCGTGCAGGAGGTGCTGCGCTCGCTGAAGGATGCCGGCGTGCCCTCGATGCTGGTCACCACCTCTCCCCGCCGCATGGCCGAGAATATCATGGCCCAGACCGGCGGATTGTTCGAAGGCTATGTATGTGGCGACGATCCCGTGGCCCACAAGCCCGATCCCGCGCCGTATCTGACGGCGGCCGCCCGCTTGGGCATCGCGCCGGAGGATATGCCGTATTGCGTGGTGGTGGAGGATTCCATGACCGGCATCAGGGCGGGGGCGGCCTCCGGGGCGACTACGATCGCCCAGACCGGCTGGATTCGCAACGATACCTCGATGGGTCCGCAGTTCGCCTCGATCGCTTCGTATGTGGGGATCGACGCCACCGCGTTGGATGCGTTCGTGCGTCAGCGTGTCGCCTGA